From Verrucomicrobiota bacterium:
GCAAGCGCAGGGTCAACTCGCTATAATGATCCCGCACCTCGCTCAGAAACCCCCAGACCGGTTTCCAGGTCGTGTCGCCCGCCGCCGTTTCCGTCCCGGCCAGCTTGTACGGGCCGCTGAAGTTATCCGGCGCAGTCTCCACGCCCAGCAACCCGTCGCGGATGATCTTATTATCGCCGTAAGCGACATTCCAGAAGGGACGCCCCTCCTTCAGTTCCACGGACACGACGATCTTCCCGTCCGGCGAGCGCACGGTTTCCGCCCCGGATGCCCCGCCGCTCGCCAGACCGGTCAACACCACCGCCAAACCCAAGATGGCTGACACTCTCATGGATGTTCCCCTTAAACGTCCTTCAGCTCCCAACCCTTGCGGAAGTACGGCTTGATGAACTCATTCGCCTTCTCATTATTGGTGAACCGCATGGCCTTGCCGTCCCAGAGCAGCTTCGTCTTCGGGAAGCGCCAACTGATGGCCCCCAGCAGCAGCCATTCCGTGAACGGGCTGGCGATGCTGAAGTTGGAGCACGCGGCGTCCCCGCCCTTGCAGGCGTTGATCCAATCCTTGAAATGCCCTGGCGAACGCTTGATGACCGTCGGCGGCTTCTTGTGATCCTTCGCCTTCGATTCCGGCAGCAGCCGCACGCTCTCCCCGCGCCCATTGGTGCCCATGAACCCCTTCGTGCCGATGAACAACTGGTTGTACTTGAACGGCGGCGAATCCGGCGAGGGCGGGTCCACCGGCAGCGTCTTGGGCGCCTGGAACGTGCGGGCCATGGCGCCTTCATACCAATAAATCGTCACCGGCGGCATCTTGCCCCCGGCCACGAACTTGTTCGGCCGCGCCGGGAACTCGAACTTGGCGATATAAGGCGGGTACGTGATGGGGTTCACCTCCGCCTCCGCCACCGCCGTGCATTCCACGCTCGTGGGGCTGCCCAACTGGAGCGCCCAATTCGCCGGGCCGAGGATATGAATCCCCCAATCCCCGACCATCTGCGTGCCGTAATCCAGGAACCCGCGCCAGTTCGACGGATGAATCTTGGTGCTGTACGGATGCTCTGGCGCGCGCCCGGTCCAAAGATTCCAATCCAGCGTGGGCGGCACCGGCTGCGCCGCCGGCCACGTCTTGATATCCCGCGCAAACCCGCCGCCGCTCATCGCGTGCACCTCGGTCACCTCGCCGATGTCCCCGTTCCAGACATACTCGCAGGCCAGGCGCGTCGCCTCGGAGGAATACCCCTGGTTCCCCATCTGCGTGCACACCTTGTACTTCTCCGCCGCCTTCGCCAGCAGGCGCGCCTCCCAGATGCTTTGCGTCAACGGCTTCTGGCAATGCACATGCACGCCCCGCTCCATCGCCCACAGCGCCACCGAGGCATGCATGTGGTCCGGGATGGTGATCGTGATCCCGTCCAGCGTCTTGTGCTCCTTATCCAGCATCTCGCGGAAATCCCGGTACTTCTTCGCCTTCGGATAAATCCCGGCGGACTTGTTCAGGAAATTCTCATCCACATCGCAGATCGCATAAATGTTTTCCCCGGCGACATTGCGGACATCCCCGGCCCCCTGCATGCCGCCCACGCCCACGCAGCCGATGTTCATCTTATCGCTCGGCGCCAGCTTGCCCGACCCGGCCAGCACATACCGCGGCACAATGGAAAACGCGGCCAACGTCGTGGCCGCCCCGAGGAAGTGACGCCGGGTCACTGACATTCCCGTTTGATTCTGTTTCTTCATAGCTCTCTGCTTTGATTCATGGTTAAGGACTGTTTTCCCCAATCATCTATGCGGAACGGCGCGCCTGGCAAGCCTTGATTGGGAAATAAACGGCTCCCCGCTGTTGGACCCGGCCAAATCCGAAATCCGAGGACCGAACACCGAAAGAATACCGAACACCGAATGCCGAAGGCGAACCGGACTGGGGTTTGATTGCTTTGCCTTTAGTCATAGTCGAACTTGCTTTTGGTGGCGCTGGGGCCCCACGTCTTGCGTGAGGCGTTACTGGAGGGCGTGTTGCCGGCGGCAATGGCGTTTCTCTCGTAAGACCGAGTGCTTCGGCACGCTGGATAGCTGCTGCAACCCCAAAACTGGCCCCGTCGACCATTGACTAGCCTCATCGTGTGCCCACACTTGGCACAGCGCGGAGTCTCTTCGATGAGGTTGATCAAAAGAAGGTCCTTCGAGAGGTCTCTGGAAACACTG
This genomic window contains:
- a CDS encoding Gfo/Idh/MocA family oxidoreductase, with amino-acid sequence MKKQNQTGMSVTRRHFLGAATTLAAFSIVPRYVLAGSGKLAPSDKMNIGCVGVGGMQGAGDVRNVAGENIYAICDVDENFLNKSAGIYPKAKKYRDFREMLDKEHKTLDGITITIPDHMHASVALWAMERGVHVHCQKPLTQSIWEARLLAKAAEKYKVCTQMGNQGYSSEATRLACEYVWNGDIGEVTEVHAMSGGGFARDIKTWPAAQPVPPTLDWNLWTGRAPEHPYSTKIHPSNWRGFLDYGTQMVGDWGIHILGPANWALQLGSPTSVECTAVAEAEVNPITYPPYIAKFEFPARPNKFVAGGKMPPVTIYWYEGAMARTFQAPKTLPVDPPSPDSPPFKYNQLFIGTKGFMGTNGRGESVRLLPESKAKDHKKPPTVIKRSPGHFKDWINACKGGDAACSNFSIASPFTEWLLLGAISWRFPKTKLLWDGKAMRFTNNEKANEFIKPYFRKGWELKDV